The Raphanus sativus cultivar WK10039 chromosome 2, ASM80110v3, whole genome shotgun sequence DNA segment tTTTTTTAGCTTTAAGTAATGATGTTTAATTTGTTAAGACATAAAGTAAGTTGCATACACATGTTACTGTTAATGTCAAAACGATTCAGAGCCTTTCTTATATAAGTACTTGATCACTTCCTCTAAttcgttctctctctctctctctctctctctctcaaataaaGAAAAGGAAGATACTTTTTGCTGAAACAAACAAGTCTTGTCGAGAAATTGAATTcgaaacaaagagaaaacataattaaaaataccGGTTTTCTATTTGTCTCCAATAATTTCtcttaataattttgttattaaacTAAGTCAAAAAAAATTCTCCAAATGATCAACATTTCTATTTCGTGTTGGATTTGAGTTGGCTTCACGACTCTGGAAcctttatttaatttgttgTATTTTAATGGGCAAAAGATTCTGCAAGTGGATATATAAACAACGAATTTAGCTCTGTCATCGCACTAGACTCTTAAGGACAGTCGCCGATTTGTTCCTTCCACGACGGCGACATATCTGCTTATTgacattatttattttccatATTGTTTCCAAAATTAATTTTCCATTACAACTCTTACTAAGTTATTAAAATGAAGCTGTTGTTGATATATAACTGTGACTGTCTTATGAAGCAGTTTCCCAAAAGGGGAATGCGTCTCACGTACTCAAGGAAGTGTCCCGATCATCATGAGCCAAAAATGTACAGATCCATATCAAAGATTCGACTCTTAAAGAGATGTAGGTGAAATAAAAACTCTGTCCTATCATTTTCCTGCTTGGACACTTGGACAATAGTGGGGAATGAAACACTTCTTAATTAAACacttcttaattaaaaaaaaaagaaaaaaaaaagaaacacttcTTAATTCGGATGTGCTTTGGATCTTAGGCCCATATTTATATTGGGCCGGAAAGCAGACATGTTACTAAAATTAGTTTTGGATCCTAGCCCTTAAGCAGTGAAAACTCGAACTTGAGTTGAGGAGGTGTGCTTTCTTTGGTGACTGAGTCCTCACTACATCAGTATATGTAATGAAGTTGTTTAGGccgataatattttttagaataaaaaaaagcaGACACTTATCTTCGCAAAATGCATTAGCCATTAATGAAGTAATGGTTTCCATAACCTTGGATGGAAATATGGAATGGAGGATGGTCATATCCAATAAAAGAGAAAAGGTATGAATGCTATTCGAAGTTGATATTCAAACTATGAAATTGATGACAGCAATATTTTCAGGGCTTGAATAACTTAACTGATCTTGttagtttatagattttttttctttttgagagtttttataacttctttttcCAAAAGATATTGTAGCTTTCGTTTTGTTTTGTGGAAAGGTCTCAACTTTTGCCAACTTTTGTGAAACTAAAAgcttaattatttttctcttttttaattctcaattatatatagattctagatcaacatttttttcttatattttttttgtaacacaaacatttttttcttatagaaaatgaaaaataaaagtaataacaTGTTGGTGACTGGTCAAACGAGAATGCTCAGAAAGTCAAAACTCCACAAACTTCGCAGAAAAATGAAAGGAACTAACCAATGGTGGAAATAacacattttatttaattgccATTATCGgaaaaaaagcaaaaacatttataaaaatccCACTGACTAAGCGAAAGCCAAAGAAGGTCactttaaaagtttttattagaAGGCACCCTTTCCCCTGTCttgtctcttctcttctcttcgaCGACTtaaagcagcagcagcagaatCTAGGGTTTGCCAAACAGTGAATCCTTTGGCTTTCTGGTAAGAAAGATTCATTCACTCTCTTCTCTTCTGCTCCTTGAGAAAAAAGCTAAGGgctttttcattttcatttccGTGCTTACTTACATAcactctgtttcttctctttctctctgtttcttctctctcGTTTTGGGTTTTCTCTGTCTTTTCTGCTCTAGTAGACATGTCAATAGTCTTTAAAGTTTTGTTCTtgcttcttctctcctctttatttttcacttcttacACTACTCGATTTCGAATTGTTTTACTTTTCTGCTGATTTTATCATGCTGATGAATtggtatattttaaaaaatcatttttcttttgctttaatTTTTGGTGATTAGTTTGTTTGAATCTCCCTTCTCTGTTCTTATTGCAGAGGGAACCAAGAAAAAGCAATAACCTTTTAAGCAAATGGCAACTGAGAATCCTATAATGATGTCTGGGAACAATGAGAGATGGTCTAATTCTGTTCCTAACCGAAGTGGGAGTGCTCCTCCGAGCATGGAGGGATCTTTTCGAGCCGTTGATAATCTATCGTCACGACAGGGCAGTTTTCAAAAGCAGGAGTCTGTGACCACCACTCATCCTTCTAAAAACAACCTCAAACGCGTACCTTCTCCACCTATCTATTACCCTGCTGCTGAGTATCAGTTCAGAGACAATCGTGTAGGTACACTTTCTACTCACAAGGAAGTGTCTGAGGATGAAACCTCTCAACAGCAATCTGTTATTAGTTTTTCCGTTAGGACAAATGGAGTGGAAGAAGATTTGAGACAGGTTTTGGCTTCTTCGCTTTCTTTCCCTTCTCATTAATGTTCTGGTTATGAGTAGTGAATTGTTACATCTGAATCTCTTTTGGTCGCAGGATGATAGTAGTGAGTCTAACTCTTCTTTAACTGGTGAAATGAACACAGCGGATGAGAGTGGTGATGTCTCGGAGACATCAGATAACGTTGTGGTTAAAGGTATTGCTACTGCAGTGACTACTAGAGCTTCCGTTGTCactgagaagactcctgatgAATCAACTATCATCTCTAAGATGAAGAATGCTAACATATCTGGACCGGGAGCGCCCAAATACCTTCGAGAGCCAAGGAACGCAAGGCCAGAAAAGCAGCAGGTTTATCAACAACAAAATAATGTAACATGGGGCGGCAAAATGGGTTATCATGGTGTAAACGATGGGGTGGTTAACGGGACCGGACAGTTTCATTATGGACAACATGTGCTTCACTCTCCAGGCTTTAAGCCGCCTACTCTTTACGCTGCAGCTCAGACGGCTTATGTGACTTCACCAGCTCAAGTCTACAACATGCAGCAGTCTCCTCCTGTTTACTCACCTCAATATGGTTATGGACCTTACGCCAACATGATCCCACCACACCCACAGTTCATACCTAGATACCCTTCACATGGTTCAGTTCCGTTTATTCCTCAGTTACCTGGACCAAGTGCGGGAGGTGAAATGCAGTATGCTCAGAAGTTCTATGCTCCACAGGGGCAACCTCCTTTTCCAGATCCTATGTATATGCAGTACAGTCAACAGCCATTCGGGCAGATCAACCCGATGGCGGCTATTAGGGGGAACTATAAGAATGGTCCTGAGTCTCAGAGAGATGAGCTGAAGTTCGTCCGGGGAGTAAGAGGGCCGAGTAGTAACTCTAATATGGGTAGAATGGGGCTTAATTATTATGGAGTCCAGCCAAATATGGGCATTGTGGTGCAGTATCTGCCTGCACAGCCCGGTGCTCCTCTTTCACCGGGCTCTGTTCCCTATGTAGAGGCATCATATCCTGGGTGGCAGCCACAGGGAAATGGCCCGAGATTGTGCAATTTTCTTGAAGAGCTGAAGTCTGGAAAAGGCAGGAGGTTTGGTTTATCAGACATCACAGGACACATTGTTGAATTCAGGCAAGTTTTTTTCACTGagtcttttttttgtcttttggtTTTCTTCTCAATCAACTTTACTAAAAacctctgtttttattttcagtGCGGATCAGCATGGGAGCCGGTTCATTCAGCAAAAGCTTGAGAATTGTAATCCAGAAGAGAAAGCAGCTGTCTTCAGGGAGATTCTTCCTCATGCTTGCAAACTAATGACTGATGTGTTTGGCAATTATGTCATTCAGAAGGTCTGTTCCTACTTTTTGACCTTATTGTCTTACCGTGCAATTTGTCCCTCAGGCTATCCCTTCATTTGCAGTTTTTCGAATACGGAAACACATCACAGAGAAAGGAGCTCGCGGATCAACTCATGGGACAGATAGTACCACTTAGTCTGCAGATGTACGGTTGTAGAGTTATACAAAAGGTAACAAAAAGTCACAACACTTTCTCtgaacttttcaaaaaaaaattgttaaaatggTCGACTCATGGGTGAAAGTGTGTTCTGGTGTATGTAGGCTCTTGATGTCATAGAACTTGATCAGAGAGTTCGTTTAGCACGTGAACTAGACGGGCAGGTAATGAGATGTGTTCGAGACCAAAACGGAAACCATGTGATCCAGAAATGCATCGAGAATATTCCTGCAGACAGAGTTGGATTCATGTTAGCTGCATTCCGTGGTCAAGTTTCCTCGCTCTCTATGCATCCTTATGGCTGCCGTGTCATTCAGGTACTACTAAGATATCAATTGaacaactgttttttttttttctccttatcTTTGGTTTCTCTCATTGTTAATCAATAACAATGTATCTTCGCGTTTCCCTTATGTATAGAGGCTTCTGGAGCGTTGCTCAAATGAGCATCACTGTCAGTTCATCACCGAGGAGATACTGGAATCAGTATGCGTCCTTTCCAAGGACCAATATGGAAACTATGTCACACAGGTATGTCTGTCATACAAACCGAACTTGAAATATACCAAAAATCCCACAGTTTTGTCAACCACTTAAAAACCAATTGTTACTATTTGGCAGCATGTTTTGGAGAAAGGGACATCTGAAGAACGTGAGAGAATCGTGAGGAAAGTATCAGGGCACATTGTGCAGCTTAGCCTACATAAATTTGCGTCAAATGTTATAGAGAAGTGCCTGGAGCATGGCGGTAGAATTGAGCGAGACCTCATCATCAAAGAGATTGCAGGGCCCGACGAGAGCTATGATAGTCTATTGGTGAGAAAATGGACCAAAAACATGATAACATTTTCATCTTAAACTGATGGGATATTATTATTAACTGTAAGCCAAACCTTTTTTaacagatgatgatgaaggaCCAGTATGGAAACTATGTGGTGCAGAAGATATTCGAGACGTGTACTGGTGAGCAGCGTGCAGCATTGTCTAGCCGAGTCAGGATGCACGCTTCTGCTTTGAAGAAATACACATATGGGAAACATATTGTTACTCGTTTCGAACAGCCCTTTGGTGAAGGTACTAAAACTGATCGCTCACCGTTGACATGTGCATAAGAGACTGAACAGACTAGAAACGATCAAATATGTGGCTGTAGTTTCATTGAGCTGTGGCTTTGTTTTTGCAGGAAGCCGAGAATCGAGGCGATGAATGGCTCTCTTCTGATTGAAGCAGTGGCTGACTGAGATTTTAAGTTGATGATTCAGTTCGCTTTTTCATGGAAGCTGGAGATTCATTGCAAAGGTTGACAATCATTGTGGAAGCAATTGGTTGTGAAGAAATGTATCAGTAGCCGTTGTGATGATTGTGTGGGCATGCATGTTGGTAAATATTCAAAACTGTAACTGGTTTGCGGATTCATCAAAGACAATTCCAAAAACTTTTCTAAACATTATCATTACTGATTCCATGCTAGTCGTTATACAGCCTCCTTCAGTGTAATTCCATATCTGTTGCCAACATAATTATCATCTGGCTAAAAACTTGAGAAACAGCAACCTGCATCAGCCGAGGGGAATAAAAGACAGTTGTTGGCTACAAGTTACATGTACTCCTCCCTCTGTCATGAGAAGTTGTAGcaacaaaatatgttttctatatatcGGCACATAACAAAATTTGTCACGGAGGTAATGTACATTTGTTGAATTGTATACTTGAGTTACAACAGGGCGAATATAACCCGAAAACGTAGCCTGCTATATCAATTCACATTGCTATCTAGCTCTTGCAACTTTAGAGCCACTTCAGGGATACGCCCAGCCTCTAGGCTACTGGCAAGTGACCGTATAGCTTTACAGA contains these protein-coding regions:
- the LOC130508041 gene encoding pumilio homolog 6, chloroplastic-like; the protein is MATENPIMMSGNNERWSNSVPNRSGSAPPSMEGSFRAVDNLSSRQGSFQKQESVTTTHPSKNNLKRVPSPPIYYPAAEYQFRDNRVGTLSTHKEVSEDETSQQQSVISFSVRTNGVEEDLRQDDSSESNSSLTGEMNTADESGDVSETSDNVVVKGIATAVTTRASVVTEKTPDESTIISKMKNANISGPGAPKYLREPRNARPEKQQVYQQQNNVTWGGKMGYHGVNDGVVNGTGQFHYGQHVLHSPGFKPPTLYAAAQTAYVTSPAQVYNMQQSPPVYSPQYGYGPYANMIPPHPQFIPRYPSHGSVPFIPQLPGPSAGGEMQYAQKFYAPQGQPPFPDPMYMQYSQQPFGQINPMAAIRGNYKNGPESQRDELKFVRGVRGPSSNSNMGRMGLNYYGVQPNMGIVVQYLPAQPGAPLSPGSVPYVEASYPGWQPQGNGPRLCNFLEELKSGKGRRFGLSDITGHIVEFSADQHGSRFIQQKLENCNPEEKAAVFREILPHACKLMTDVFGNYVIQKFFEYGNTSQRKELADQLMGQIVPLSLQMYGCRVIQKALDVIELDQRVRLARELDGQVMRCVRDQNGNHVIQKCIENIPADRVGFMLAAFRGQVSSLSMHPYGCRVIQRLLERCSNEHHCQFITEEILESVCVLSKDQYGNYVTQHVLEKGTSEERERIVRKVSGHIVQLSLHKFASNVIEKCLEHGGRIERDLIIKEIAGPDESYDSLLMMMKDQYGNYVVQKIFETCTGEQRAALSSRVRMHASALKKYTYGKHIVTRFEQPFGEGSRESRR